The genomic interval CCGGTTTTTGCGGTCCTTGGACCGGCGCGATCCGGTGATAGGCGTCGTAGAGGGCGGGCCGGATCAGGTCCCCCATCCCCGCATCCACGATATAAAAGGTCTTTTTCCCGCTTTTTTTCACGAAAACGACCCGGGTCAAGAGAACACCCGAGTTACCGGAGATGAAACGCCCCAACTCGAGGATCAAGCCGGCGTTCAATCGCTTGATGACCGGAAGGACCACGGATGCATATTGGGAGGCCTTGGGAGGCTTTTCACCGTTGTAGTCGATGCCGTATCCGCCGCCCAGGTTCACGTCATAGATGGGGAACCCCTCGTGACGCAACTTCAGGACGATCTGCTCCACGACCCGGGCCGATCGGCCCAAGGAACCCGTTTGTGTCATTTGGCTCCCGATGTGGGCGTGGACGCCGGTCCAGCGGACCGAGGTCGATCCCCGGACCGTCCGCATGACCTCGTCCAGGTCGCCGAGGAAAACACCGAATTTGTTCTCTTTTTTACCTGTCGAGATGAAGTGGTGCGTCAAGGCGTCGATGTTCGGATTGAATCGGACGGCGATGGGCGCGATCTTCCGCAGTTTTTTCGCCACCGCATTGATGGCGGAGATCTCCGGGATGGATTCGACGTTGAAATAGCGGATATTCTCCTTCAACGCGAAGGCGATCTCGTCGTCGGTCTTCGCGACCCCCGCGTAGATGATCTTGTCCGCCGGAATGCCCGCTTTCCGGGCCTTGTAAAGTTCACCGCCCGAAACCACGTCGGTCCCCGATCCCAATTTCCCAAGGGCATGGATGACCGAAAGATTGTCATTGGTCTTGATGGAATAGGCCACCAAATGGGGGATCGACCGATAGGCATGGTCCACTTCCCGGTACTTCTCTTCGAATGCGGGAAGACTATAGACGTAACAAGGCGTGCCGACCTTATCGGCGATCTTGTCCAGAGCGACCGAATCGGAGTACCAGCGGTTGTTCCTGAAATTAAAGCCGCTCATGTTCCCTCACAATCTTGAAATGATCCTCTTGAACCTGGAAAGTTCCCTGGCGGCTTGCCGCACCTGGGAAGCCACGTTCTTGGGCGAGGTCCCGCCGACCGCTTCCTTCGCACGGACCGAGTGATGTACGGAAAGATGCATGGCCGTGCCCTTGGGGAAAAGATCGGAAAAACGGCCCAATTCAACGTCCGAAAGGTCCTGGAGCCTTTTACCCGTTTCCAAACAATGGTGGACCACCCGGCCCACGATCTCGTGGGAAACCCGGAAAGGCACCCCCTGTTTGACCAGCACGTCGGCCAGGTCGGTCGCCAGGAGGGTCAGGTCATTGTCCGCAGCGGCCGCCATCCTCTCCCGATCGAAACGCAGGGTGGCCAGGAATCCCTCCAAAGTATCCATGGAACCACAAAGGGTATCCGCCGCATCGAAGACAAAACGCTTGTCCTCTTGCAGGTCCCGGTTATAGGAAAGCGGAAGGCCTTTGAGGACCGTGAGAAGTCCCATCAGGTCGCCGAAGACCCGGCCGGTCTTACCCCGGACCAGTTCGGCCACATCGGGGTTCTTCTTCTGGGGCATGAGGCTGGAACCGGTCGCGAAGGCATCGTCCATCTCAATGAAGCCGAATTCGGTGCTGGCCCAAAGGATGAGGTCCTCGGACAGGCGGGACAGGTGCATTTGGGCCACCGCCGCCGCGGCCAGGAAATCCACGTAAACATCCCGGTCCGAGACCGCGTCCAGGCTGTTGGGGAGCGCCGTTTTGAATCCCAGGAGTTTGGCCGTGTATTGGCGGTCGAAGGCATGGTTCGTTCCCGCCAAAGCGCCGGACCCCAGGGGCAGGGCATTCCCCCGCTCCCAGGTCTTTTCGAAGCGATCCATATCCCTCAAGAGCATGAAGGCATAAGCGCAAAGGTGGTGACCCAGGGTCACCGGCATGGCCCGTTGGAGATGGGTGTAACCGGGAAGGAGTGTCTCTTTTTCCTGTTCCCCGAGGATCAGGAGCCGCTCGATCAAGGCGGTCCCTTTTTGGAGGGTTTCCTGAACGGCCTGCCGCAGATAAAGCCGGAAGTCGGTGGCGACCTGGTCGTTCCGGGAACGTCCCGTGTGGAGCTTGCCGCCCAAGGGGCCGACGATCCGGGTCAATTCCCTCTCCACCGCTGTATGGATGTCCTCGTGGGATGCATTCAAGGACATCTTGCCCGTTCGCAAACGCTTCAGGACCGTTTTCAGCCCTTTCAGGAGCCGGTTCCCCTCGGGGACGGTCAGGAGCTTGGCCCGCACCAATGTCTTGACGTGGGCCTGGCTGCCTTCGATGTCGAAAACAGCCAACCGATGATCGAAGGAGATCGACTCGGTGAATGACTCCACCCGAGGATCCGTCGGCTTCTTGAACCTTCCGCCCCATGTCTTTTTCATCGCCGGCCTCCTGGCCGATCAGCCCTTTTTCGAGTTCCGTTTCACCATACCCACCACCTTCATGGGCAGTCCGAAAAGGCGGATGAAGCCTTCCGCGTCCTTTTGGTCATAGACCTGGTCGGCCCCGAAGGTGGCCAGGTCCACCTGATAGAGCGAGTAGGGAGAGCGGGCCCCGGTGGCGGCCGCCCGGCCCGGGTTCAATTCGACCCGCACATCGCCGGTCACGTTCTTCTGCGATTCGGCGAAAAAAGCTTCCATGGCGTCACGCAAGGGCGAGAACCACTGACCGTAATAGATCATCTCAGCGTATTTGACCGACATGACCTGTCCATAATGAAGGGTCTCACGCTCCACCGTGAGGGCTTGCAGGGCCCGGTGGGCTTCGTAAAGGATGGTGGCCCCAGGGCATTCATAGACGCCCCGGCTCTTCATGCCGACCAAGCGGTTCTCGACCATGTCCACCCGGCCGATGCCATAGGCGGCGCCCAGCTTGTTCAACTTCTCGACCAGGGCCACCGAGGCCATTTTTTTGCCGTTCAGCCCCACCGGAAGACCCCGTTTGAAGTTCACGATGACGTTCATCGGCCTTTGGGGGCCCTTGGCCGGGTCCTGCGTCGTGAGGAAAACATGGGAGGTCGGGGCGTTCCAAGGATCCTCCAACTCGCCG from bacterium carries:
- the lysA gene encoding diaminopimelate decarboxylase, giving the protein MSGFNFRNNRWYSDSVALDKIADKVGTPCYVYSLPAFEEKYREVDHAYRSIPHLVAYSIKTNDNLSVIHALGKLGSGTDVVSGGELYKARKAGIPADKIIYAGVAKTDDEIAFALKENIRYFNVESIPEISAINAVAKKLRKIAPIAVRFNPNIDALTHHFISTGKKENKFGVFLGDLDEVMRTVRGSTSVRWTGVHAHIGSQMTQTGSLGRSARVVEQIVLKLRHEGFPIYDVNLGGGYGIDYNGEKPPKASQYASVVLPVIKRLNAGLILELGRFISGNSGVLLTRVVFVKKSGKKTFYIVDAGMGDLIRPALYDAYHRIAPVQGPQKPVQRVDVVGPICESADFFAKGRMLPKAKRGDLLVLFSCGAYASVMGSTYNSRPLAPEVVTRGVRFQVARRRQSVQDLVRLERILP
- a CDS encoding argininosuccinate synthase, which translates into the protein MGQHVKKVILAYSGGLDTSVIIPWLKENYGCQVVAFISDVGQGKEVEPARAKALRTGAIKAVVRDQRKEFLEQYCFPALRAQAKYEGVYLLGTSLARPVIAKGLVETALKEGADAICHGATGKGNDQVRFELTVMALAPHLKIIAPWREWDIRSREDAIDYAERHGIEVPVTKKRPYSMDGNLWHLSHEGGELEDPWNAPTSHVFLTTQDPAKGPQRPMNVIVNFKRGLPVGLNGKKMASVALVEKLNKLGAAYGIGRVDMVENRLVGMKSRGVYECPGATILYEAHRALQALTVERETLHYGQVMSVKYAEMIYYGQWFSPLRDAMEAFFAESQKNVTGDVRVELNPGRAAATGARSPYSLYQVDLATFGADQVYDQKDAEGFIRLFGLPMKVVGMVKRNSKKG
- the argH gene encoding argininosuccinate lyase, producing MKKTWGGRFKKPTDPRVESFTESISFDHRLAVFDIEGSQAHVKTLVRAKLLTVPEGNRLLKGLKTVLKRLRTGKMSLNASHEDIHTAVERELTRIVGPLGGKLHTGRSRNDQVATDFRLYLRQAVQETLQKGTALIERLLILGEQEKETLLPGYTHLQRAMPVTLGHHLCAYAFMLLRDMDRFEKTWERGNALPLGSGALAGTNHAFDRQYTAKLLGFKTALPNSLDAVSDRDVYVDFLAAAAVAQMHLSRLSEDLILWASTEFGFIEMDDAFATGSSLMPQKKNPDVAELVRGKTGRVFGDLMGLLTVLKGLPLSYNRDLQEDKRFVFDAADTLCGSMDTLEGFLATLRFDRERMAAAADNDLTLLATDLADVLVKQGVPFRVSHEIVGRVVHHCLETGKRLQDLSDVELGRFSDLFPKGTAMHLSVHHSVRAKEAVGGTSPKNVASQVRQAARELSRFKRIISRL